One Microthrixaceae bacterium genomic region harbors:
- a CDS encoding 50S ribosomal protein L28: MASTCDVCGKKPSFGMSVSHSHRRTKRRWNPNIQRVRAVIAPGTIRRVNVCTGCLKAGKITKAARV, encoded by the coding sequence ATGGCCTCGACCTGTGACGTGTGCGGCAAGAAGCCGTCGTTCGGCATGAGCGTGAGCCACTCGCACCGCCGGACCAAGCGCCGCTGGAACCCCAACATCCAGCGGGTGCGGGCCGTCATCGCCCCCGGCACCATCCGCCGGGTCAACGTGTGCACCGGCTGCCTCAAGGCCGGCAAGATCACCAAGGCCGCCCGGGTCTGA
- a CDS encoding DAK2 domain-containing protein, producing the protein MTTLDRLDASDLRHVIIGFRDALRLHQEGINRLNVYPVPDGDTGTNMALTLESVVSELEGAEADMASTCKAIGYGALMGARGNSGVILSQIMRGLTATLAGHDAVGGAQVAEALTVAAAGAYEAVGNPVEGTILTVIRCAAEGAVAAGDAPLVQVLEAALVAGRDALARTPELLPVLAAAGVVDAGGTGLLLFLDSALTRVDGRPMPEVDPALVAAAVPAMASDHDHDHSGLADLRYEVMYLLEAPDDAIGAFKEVWAGIGDSIVVVGGDGLFNCHIHTDDIGAAIEAAIEIGRPMKIRVTDLLEEVEEERWVRDAAGQPEPDAPLEPVTTAVVAVATGDGIKRIFRSLGVHQVITGGQSMNPSTAQLREAVEAVPADQVVILPNNKNIIAVAEQVDATTDKTVLVVPTKGIPEGFAALLAYDPEAAGETNAAGMAEAASNVIAGEVTRAVRASTCEAGPIAEGDHIGIDRSAIRSVAPTAADAAIGLLSKLLDGSQEILTVIEGEGASAAETRRITGWLDENHPEVEPDVHHGGQPLYPYLFGIE; encoded by the coding sequence ATGACGACGCTCGACCGGCTGGACGCCAGCGACCTGCGCCACGTGATCATCGGGTTCCGTGATGCGCTGCGGCTCCACCAGGAGGGGATCAACCGCCTCAACGTCTATCCCGTGCCCGATGGAGACACCGGTACCAACATGGCGCTCACGTTGGAGTCGGTCGTGTCCGAACTCGAAGGTGCCGAGGCCGACATGGCCTCCACCTGCAAGGCCATCGGTTACGGCGCGCTCATGGGGGCCCGTGGCAACAGCGGAGTGATCCTGTCTCAGATCATGCGCGGCCTCACCGCCACCCTGGCCGGCCACGACGCCGTGGGTGGGGCTCAGGTGGCCGAGGCGCTCACCGTCGCGGCCGCCGGCGCCTACGAGGCGGTGGGAAATCCGGTGGAGGGAACGATCCTCACCGTGATCCGATGCGCCGCCGAGGGTGCGGTCGCGGCCGGTGACGCGCCCTTGGTTCAGGTGCTCGAGGCCGCCCTGGTCGCCGGTCGAGATGCGCTGGCCCGCACACCAGAACTGTTGCCGGTACTGGCCGCAGCCGGAGTGGTCGATGCCGGCGGCACCGGGCTGCTCCTGTTCTTGGACTCGGCGCTGACCCGTGTCGACGGGCGGCCCATGCCCGAGGTGGACCCGGCCTTGGTGGCGGCCGCGGTGCCGGCCATGGCGTCCGACCACGATCATGATCACAGCGGCCTGGCCGACCTGCGCTACGAGGTCATGTACCTGTTGGAGGCCCCCGACGACGCCATCGGTGCGTTCAAGGAGGTGTGGGCCGGGATCGGCGATTCGATCGTGGTGGTGGGCGGCGACGGCCTGTTCAACTGCCACATTCACACCGACGACATCGGTGCCGCCATCGAGGCCGCCATCGAGATCGGTCGTCCGATGAAGATCCGGGTGACCGATCTGCTCGAAGAGGTCGAAGAAGAGCGTTGGGTCCGTGATGCGGCGGGTCAACCTGAACCGGATGCACCGCTGGAACCGGTCACCACTGCGGTGGTGGCGGTGGCCACCGGAGACGGGATCAAGCGGATCTTCCGGTCCTTGGGTGTCCACCAGGTGATCACCGGCGGTCAGTCGATGAATCCCTCGACGGCCCAGCTCCGTGAGGCGGTCGAGGCGGTGCCAGCCGATCAGGTGGTGATCCTTCCCAACAACAAGAACATCATCGCCGTGGCCGAACAGGTGGACGCAACCACCGACAAGACGGTCCTGGTGGTACCCACGAAGGGCATTCCCGAGGGCTTCGCCGCGCTGTTGGCCTATGACCCAGAGGCTGCCGGAGAGACGAACGCGGCAGGCATGGCTGAGGCTGCGTCCAACGTGATCGCCGGTGAGGTGACGCGGGCGGTTCGAGCGTCGACGTGCGAGGCGGGGCCGATCGCCGAGGGCGATCACATCGGCATCGATCGTTCCGCCATTCGCTCGGTGGCACCCACCGCCGCCGATGCCGCCATCGGCCTGCTGTCCAAGTTGCTCGACGGCAGCCAGGAGATCCTCACCGTGATCGAAGGTGAAGGCGCATCGGCGGCTGAGACCCGGCGAATCACCGGGTGGCTGGACGAGAACCATCCCGAGGTCGAACCCGACGTCCACCA